One Micromonas commoda chromosome 7, complete sequence genomic window carries:
- a CDS encoding predicted protein, with protein MASAAAFALGAAPRAPSTASRSRRHIARAPSAAVASPAPATADVDTRTARELVAWLTVEKGLPGGAAKAVSFGDGGVAKLVNDVRAGEPLIEIPQNLAVTSVDVADSPIVAGLAAGRGELVGLALWLCLERHKGPLSEWAPYVATLPSAGSDHPLLWTAGELQTLLQGSPVREQAVSRLESADDEYASIADQIRSNPNDFPPDAYEFLTRDAFVDALATVLARAVWLNAANCYAMVPLVDLLPLVGSPPPGVSPAAAAGGPAVGKPGLAAAAGVVDYDAATECVAVVSANDAQQTARVVCVDPLARNAGDLFLATGAVDESHCGDYLAFAASCTQTDRLYEAKRQILEGMGMSADGQTFPVFADRMPMQLLAYMRFARVQDPGELMSVSFEEDRIVSPMNEYEVLQLLMQDAREMLAEYESSSEEFELLQLKEKGLSARQRVAAKLRLAEKRLINATTTAVRRRLAPIRGIPTKQGLEDPNADLLEIFDAIENLPNKPKQMFDEFRKWARGDYEDQIRSGGGKGGSGCG; from the coding sequence atggcgtcggcggcagccttcgccCTGGGggccgcgcctcgcgcgccctccaccgcctcccgaagccgccgccacatcgcgcgcgcgccctccgcggccgtcgcgtcccccgcccccgccaccgcggacgtcgacacCCGCACCGCccgggagctcgtcgcgtgGCTCACCGTCGAGAAGGGCCTTCCCGGTggcgcggccaaggcggtcagcttcggcgacggcggcgtcgcgaagctcgtcaacgacgtgcgcgcgggcgagcccCTCATCGAGATCCCGCAGAACCTCGCCGTCACgtccgtggacgtcgcggactccccgatcgtcgccgggctcgcggcgggcaggGGCGAGCTCGTGGGGCTGGCGCTGTGGCTGTGCCTCGAGCGGCACAAGGGGCCGCTGTCGGAGTGGGCGCCGTACGTGGCGACGCTGCCGTCCGCGGGTTCCGATCACCCGCTCCTGTGGACCGCCGGCGAGCTCCAGACGCTTCTGCAGGGATCGCCCGTGCGGGAGCAGGCGGTGTCGCGTCTCgagtccgcggacgacgagtacgcctccatcgcggacCAGATCAGATCCAACCCGAACGATTTCCCACCCGACGCGTACGAGTTCCTCACCAGGGACGccttcgtcgacgccctcgcgacggtgTTAGCGCGCGCGGTCTGGCTCAACGCCGCCAACTGCTACGCCATGGTGCCCctcgtcgatctcctcccgctcgtgggctcgccaccgcccggggtctccccggcggcggcggcgggtggtcCAGCTGTCGGCAAACCCggtttggcggcggcggctggcgtcgtcgattacgacgccgccaccgagtgcgtcgcggtggtgagCGCCAACGACGCGCAACagaccgcgcgggtcgtgtGCGTCGACCCGctggcgaggaacgcggggGATCTCTTcctcgccacgggcgcggtggacgaaaGCCACTGCGGCGATTacctcgccttcgccgcgtcgtgcacGCAGACGGATCGACTGTACGAGGCCAAGCGGCAGATTCTGGAGGGCATGGGGATGAGCGCGGACGGGCAGACGTTTCCGGTGTTCGCGGACAGGATGCCGATGCAGCTCCTGGCGTACATGAGGTTCGCCCGGGTCCAAGATCCCGGGGAGCTCATGAGCGTCAGCTTCGAGGAGGATCGGATCGTCTCGCCGATGAACGAGTACGAGGTGCTTCAGCTGCTGATGCaggacgcgcgggagatgCTGGCGGAGTACGAATCGTCCAGCGAGGAGTTCGAGCTCCTGCAGCTCAAGGAGAAGGGGCTGAGCGCGAGGCAGCGAGTGGCGGCGAAGCTCAggctcgcggagaagaggCTCATCAACGCCACCACCACGGCTGTGCGCCGAAGGCTGGCGCCCATCCGAGGCATCCCGACGAAGCAGGGGTTGGAGGATCCCAACGCGGACCTGCTGGAGATcttcgacgcgatcgagaaCCTGCCGAACAAGCCGAAGCAGATGTTCGACGAGTTCAGGAAGTGGGCGAGGGGGGACTACGAGGACCAGATCCGCAGCGGGGGCGGCAAGGGTGGAAGCGGCTGCGGCTAG
- a CDS encoding predicted protein: MSTIWRPDLDRLRASVAEMEGSESEEEEKHATKKGVKRKRAPPTKGPCEHGVKYRSRCKVCSACPHGRERRYCKDCGGSQICEHSRVRSTCKECGGVSICEHGRRRSQCKECGGASICEHGRRRSECKECGGASICEHGRIRSQCKECGGASICEHGRQRSYCKECGGASICEHGRQRSHCKECGGSQICEHGRRRSDCKECKK, from the coding sequence ATGTCGACGATTTGGCGACCCGACCTCGACCGGCTGcgcgccagcgtcgccgagatggagggaTCGGAgagcgaagaggaggagaagcATGCGACGAAGAAGGGAGTGAAGAGGAAGAGAGCCCCTCCCACGAAGGGGccgtgcgagcacggggtgaagtatCGGTCGAGatgcaaggtgtgcagcgcttgtccgcacggtcgtgagcgcagATACTGCAAGGattgcggtgggtctcaaatctgcgagcacagtcgtgtacgctctacatgcaaggagtgcggtggggtctcaatctgcgagcacggccgtcggcgctctcagtgcaaggagtgcggtggagcatcaatctgcgagcacggtcgtcggcgctctgagtgcaaggagtgcggcggggcatcaatctgcgagcacggtcgtatacgctctcagtgcaaggagtgcggcggggcatcaatctgcgagcacggtcgtcagcgctcttactgcaaggagtgtggCGGGGCATCAatatgcgagcacggtcgtcagcgctctcactgcaaggagtgcggcgggtctcaaatctgcgagcacggccgtcggcgctctgactgcaaggagtgcaaGAAATAA
- a CDS encoding DEAD/DEAH box helicase (Has Dead and Helicase domains. Members of this family include the DEAD and DEAH box helicases. Helicases are involved in unwinding nucleic acids) — protein MPLPPADGLGLSDQEVQTLLSSADENVLTTALSRAIAVEDFGLAAKLSARLKELQGVGDSPAAEILDWRAMGMAEWLCDRAESLGYRYPTAIQRRASLAFFKKRDVVIQAQTGSGKTLAYLMPTVDNMDFVARRMLQILIVVPSRELVIQTVMLAFRLFGGNVNSGVPGDPGNMYNYKGPQGIKCVGVFEEDHVVREGFADVAELVVGTPELLARMKREGKLEVDLAQTIVADEADQLFEQFPDAMDELLRPSPFEPVMEDRQIVLCGVNVPSWVIDSGVRKGHLRAPLEVSMGTPGRVPPDVSHRRLVVPRVRKLVALARQIRSDLKNAGEDAPPPRTIVFVPSAAAAEAAATPLRKSLWGRHKLAVLLPEGEEAVRTMQDFRNQKTTLLLCTPDVERGLDMPGVDYVYSLDAPGTSASYLHRAGRCGRLGATSRGTVTSVVTPEETQALDQTMLDLEISSWECLEEQANEPAMGRLVDEASRAVNSDAYGDSEEEEEALAWTGEGDLAGGNPAREEEQALTAEALNDLFYLMDAQAEAVNALEAAFSMDDAFKDDSVDELETEEDARSENMKQALEDIRKIFDVSDIPEEDIPDEFKPPDMK, from the coding sequence ATGCCGCTGCCCCCCGCGGACGGCCTCGGGCTGAGCGATCAGGAGGTGCAGACGCtgctctcctccgcggacgagaacgtgctcaccaccgcgctctcgcgcgccatcgcggtcgAAGACTTCGGCCTGGCCGCGAAGCTCAGCGCCCGATTGAAGGAGCtccagggcgtcggcgactcccccgcggcggagattcTCGACTGGCGCGCGATGGGCATGGCCGAGTGGCTCTGCGATCGAGCCGAATCCCTCGGATACAGGTACCCGACCGCGATCCAGCGCCGAGCGTCGCTCGCTTTTTTCAAgaagcgcgacgtcgtgatCCAGGCGCAGACCGGCTCGGGAAAGACCCTCGCGTACCTCATGCCCACCGTCGACAACATGGACTTCGTCGCCAGGCGCATGCTCCAGATCTTAATCGTCGTGCCGTCCAGGGAGCTCGTCATACAGACGGTCATGCTCGCGTTTCGCCTCTTCGGCGGCAACGTAAACTCGGGCGTCCCGGGCGACCCCGGGAACATGTACAACTACAAGGGGCCGCAGGGGATCAAGTGCGTGGGGGTGTTCGAGGAGGACCACGTTGTGCGCGAGGggttcgcggacgtcgcggagctcgtcgtggGCACCCCCGAGTTACTCGCGCGGATGAAACGCGAGGGTAAGCTCGAGGTGGACCTGGCGCAGACGAttgtcgccgacgaggcggaccaGCTCTTTGAGCAGTTTCcagacgcgatggacgagctGCTCAGACCGTCGCCGTTCGAACCGGTGATGGAGGACAGGCAGATCGTGCTGTGCGGGGTGAACGTGCCGTCGTGGGTGATCGACTCCGGGGTGCGGAAAGGGCACCTGCGGGCTCCGCTCGAGGTTTCGATGGGCACCCCCGGCCGAGTGCCGCCGGACGTGTCGCACCGGCGGCTGgtggtgccgagggtgcggaagctcgtcgcgctcgcgaggcagATCCGATCGGACCTGAAGAACGCCGGAGAGgacgcaccgccgcccaGGACCATCGTGTTCgtgccctcggcggcggcggctgaggcggcggcgacgcccctgCGAAAGTCGCTGTGGGGCCGGCACAAGCTCGCGGTGTTGCtgcccgagggcgaggaggcggttCGCACCATGCAGGACTTCCGGAATCAGAAGACCACCCTGTTGCTGTGCACGCCGGACGTGGAGCGAGGCCTCGACATGCCGGGCGTGGACTACGTCTActcgctcgacgcccccggTACATCGGCGAGTTACCTGCACCGCGCCGGTCGATGCGGTCGACTCGGCGCcacgtcgcgcgggacggTGACCAGCGTCGTCACCCCCGAGGAGACGCAGGCGCTGGACCAGACGATGCTGGACCTGGAAATTTCGAGCTGGGAGTGCTTAGAGGAGCAGGCGAACGAGCCCGCGATGGGCCGgctggtggacgaggcgtcgagggcggtcAACTCGGACGCGTACGGCGattcggaggaggaggaggaggcgctggcgtggactggcgagggcgacctGGCGGGCGGGAACCCcgctcgcgaggaggagcaggcgCTGACCGCGGAGGCTCTCAACGACCTGTTCTACCTGATGGACGCGCAGGCTGAGGCTGTGAACGCCTTGGAGGCGGCGTTCTCGATGGACGACGCCTTCAAGGACGACAGCGTCGACGAGttggagacggaggaggacgcgaggagcgagaACATGAAGCAGGCGCTGGAAGACATCCGGAAGATATTCGACGTGTCCGACATACCGGAGGAGGACATACCGGACGAGTTCAAGCCCCCGGATATGAAGTGA